Within the Bacteroidota bacterium genome, the region CTTGGTGGAGCATGGAAAATGTATTGGAGTATTTTTCAACTTTCACTAAACTTAAAACAGGTGAAAAAGAAACCATCAAATTTGACCAAATAAAACATCCTATTAATTTGCTTTACAAAATTTGGGCAGAATCAATAATTGATGAAAATGGTAAGCAGAAATATTCTGATTTAAAACTGAATTATTTTGAAACTCAAAATACAATTGCTATCGACCTTTATATATCTATCATATTACTGCATCGCACATTAAAGGATTGGTATGACGATAGGGAAATCTATCATTTTTTAGGCTTTTTGTTTTCCCAAAGTAGCACCAGATTCAATAAGATTTGGAATAAATGGAATGAAAAGGATGTTACAAGAAGTAAGTTTATTGCATTCTTAAAGGCAGAAATACAAGAATCTATTTTTGGCAAAGAGCCCAATGGTGGAGTTGAAGACACAGGCACTCAATTTTGGTTAGACAGAATCAAAGACTATAATTCCGAAAATCCTACTAATTGGTATGAAACGGGAAAATTAGAAAAAATACTCCTTATACTTGACGTTATTGAGCATTCTCAAACAAGGGAAATAGGTATTCCGCTGCCGTATTTAAAATCAAGGTATTTTAAAAATTTCAAGGAAGATATAGAACATATTTATCCCGGAACTCCTCAAGAAATATCTGATAAGAAGTTTAAAGATTTGCCTGACCCGATGAAAAGCATAAAGGATTACGTGTCTTTATTAAATAAAGGATATGATGGCGACAAGAAGATTATTTGGAAAATTTCTTCTGATCTGTGGAATGGGCTATTAAACGAAGAAAAAAGTAATAAATTATCAGAACTAAAAAGAGAAATTCATCAAAAACGTCCAATTAACTCAATAGGAAACTTGGTACTATTGCACCTTAGTATCAACAGGGGGTTCGGAAATGATTATTACACTGACAAAAGGATAAGTGTAATTAGCAATACTGAAAATGGTGAATATATTAGACAGCATACTTTGAAAGTATTTGTTAAGCAAACTCAGAATGAAGATATAAGTAACTGGACAATGCAAGATATTACTTATAACGCAGATAAAATTTACGATACACTGAAGATGTTCTTCAAATTCAAAACTGAGGAGTAAGTGATGAATAAAATTAAAGCGGCATTTTTAAAAGAAGAAAATTTACTTACTCTGCTATCTGGATATTCCGCACATAGTAGTCCACTCATTCCGCGGCAAACTGGTCCACCAAAGTTAAGTCCGATTTTGAAGACCATTTATTGTTGCTTTCCATTATTACAAATTTAGGTTTATTTAATTAGTTTTCACAGATTTCTATCTTTTTCTTGTATTTTTTCCGCAGCGAATCAC harbors:
- a CDS encoding DUF262 domain-containing protein, whose translation is MARELIYCVGRVFGDYLKDNQSYNIPEYQRGYKWTDKQIYQLLDDINEFETGGDQDLFYCLQNITVVLNSDNKFNVVDGQQRLTTLALLLAYLGESEKVQSKLLYSVREPSNDFIQQVISNKNSFLTNIVANNDFDAFLLETASNGKDYDYQDIYFMYEAIHTIDNWFNDNVSVVKISFTEKLLHNVKLIVNRIENTKEQELFMNLNAGKVQLDGSDLVRAILITRVAKQEMEEFDSTEVRDVVRLNERRIRIGWELDELNAWWSMENVLEYFSTFTKLKTGEKETIKFDQIKHPINLLYKIWAESIIDENGKQKYSDLKLNYFETQNTIAIDLYISIILLHRTLKDWYDDREIYHFLGFLFSQSSTRFNKIWNKWNEKDVTRSKFIAFLKAEIQESIFGKEPNGGVEDTGTQFWLDRIKDYNSENPTNWYETGKLEKILLILDVIEHSQTREIGIPLPYLKSRYFKNFKEDIEHIYPGTPQEISDKKFKDLPDPMKSIKDYVSLLNKGYDGDKKIIWKISSDLWNGLLNEEKSNKLSELKREIHQKRPINSIGNLVLLHLSINRGFGNDYYTDKRISVISNTENGEYIRQHTLKVFVKQTQNEDISNWTMQDITYNADKIYDTLKMFFKFKTEE